One window of Labilithrix sp. genomic DNA carries:
- the ung gene encoding uracil-DNA glycosylase: MTEAIRLDESWKVPLAGELGAPYMAELKRFLLAEKARGARIFPKGSEYFRALDLTPLEQVRVVVLGQDPYHGAGQAHGLCFSVRHGVRLPPSLENIYRELETDLGIECPRHGFLEHWAKQGVLLLNSVLTVEMGRAASHQGKGWERFTDAIVRLVNERPEPVVFMLWGSYAQRKASFVDASRHLVLKAAHPSPLSAQSGFFGCRHFSKANAFLESKGLKPIDWTLPDL, from the coding sequence ATGACCGAGGCGATCAGGTTGGACGAGAGCTGGAAGGTCCCTTTGGCGGGCGAGCTCGGCGCGCCCTACATGGCCGAGCTGAAGCGCTTCCTGCTGGCCGAGAAGGCGCGCGGCGCGCGGATCTTCCCCAAGGGAAGCGAATATTTTCGCGCGCTCGATTTGACGCCGCTCGAACAGGTGCGCGTCGTCGTCCTCGGCCAGGATCCCTATCACGGCGCGGGGCAGGCGCACGGTCTGTGCTTCTCGGTTCGGCACGGCGTCCGCTTGCCGCCGAGCCTCGAGAACATCTACCGCGAGCTGGAGACCGATCTCGGCATCGAGTGCCCCCGCCATGGGTTCCTGGAGCATTGGGCGAAACAGGGAGTGCTCCTGCTCAACAGCGTGCTCACCGTCGAGATGGGCCGCGCCGCTTCGCACCAAGGCAAAGGCTGGGAGCGCTTCACCGACGCGATCGTCCGGCTCGTGAATGAGAGGCCGGAGCCCGTCGTGTTCATGCTCTGGGGGTCCTACGCGCAGCGCAAAGCCTCCTTCGTCGATGCGTCGCGCCACCTGGTGCTGAAAGCCGCGCATCCCTCGCCGCTCTCGGCTCAGAGCGGATTCTTCGGTTGCCGCCATTTCTCCAAAGCAAACGCCTTCCTCGAATCGAAGGGCCTGAAGCCGATCGATTGGACCTTGCCCGATCTCTGA